A genomic stretch from Malus domestica chromosome 15, GDT2T_hap1 includes:
- the LOC103455777 gene encoding F-box/LRR-repeat protein 15-like, which translates to MKIWCCLCFTQGDEPEEDGSEAKAIMNEGDFGNDGNSEVAVGNGDEIDGNAQSLGLVGNERGRDDHLRLFEGMVQAMRGGGAQWDESLCVGALASLRASIRNPRLSEGESSSAADDGGDHDSHHKRAKVQSFNHDFHYAMAMSSGAGNSSSSAERDYRINQSSFVPFKSETFFQDTTTNNGGEEGPFDSGSGKDDEGDNSGTSKTEDLEVRMDLTDDLLHMVFSFLDHINLCRAAIVCRQWRSASAHEDFWRCLNFENRSISVDQFEDICWRYPNATELNISGTPAIHLLVMKAISSLRNLEVLILGKGQLGDIFFHSLADCQMLKSLIINDATLGNGIQEIPINHDRLCHLQLTKCRVMRISIRCPQLETLSLKRSNMAQAVLNSPLLHDVDIGSCHKLSDAAIRSAATSCPQLESLDMSNCSCVSDETLREIALTCANLHVLNASYCPNISLESVRLPMLTVLKLHSCEGISSASMVAISHSYMLEVLELDNCSLLTAVNLDLPRLQNIRLVHCRKFADLNLRCIMLSSIMVSNCPVLHRINITSNSLQKLALQKQESLTTLALQCQSLQEVDLTDCESLTNSICDVFSDGGGCPLLKTLVLENCESLTAVRFCSTSIVSLSLVGCRAITSLELTCPYLEQVSLDGCDHLERAEFCPVGLRSLNLGICPKLNVLSIEAPNMVLLELKGCGVLAEVSINCPLLTSLDASFCSQLRDDCLSATAASCPLIESLILMSCPSVGSDGLYSLRCLPNLIALDLSYTFLMNLKPVFESCMKLKVLKLQACKYLSDSSLEPLYKEGALPALQELDLSYGTLCQSAIEELLSFCTHLTHVSLNGCVNMHDLDWGSSAGQPAALSGMFLPENVQVPIEQPNRLLQNLNCVGCPNIRKVVIPQAARCFHMSSLNLSLSANLKDVDVACFNLCFLNLSNCTSLEVLKLDCPKLTSLFLQSCNIDEAAVEAAISKCSMLETLDVRFCPKISPMSMGKLRAACPNLKRIFSSQQQS; encoded by the exons ATGAAGATTTGGTGCTGCCTATGCTTCACCCAAGGAGACGAACCAGAAGAGGACGGTAGCGAGGCGAAGGCGATCATGAACGAGGGGGATTTCGGAAATGACGGCAATTCGGAGGTCGCCGTTGGGAATGGCGACGAAATTGACGGCAATGCTCAGAGTTTGGGGCTGGTGGGGAATGAGCGCGGCCGTGACGACCATCTGAGATTGTTTGAAGGGATGGTTCAGGCAATGCGCGGCGGCGGGGCTCAGTGGGACGAGTCTCTGTGTGTTGGCGCTCTTGCGTCGTTGAGGGCCTCAATTAGGAACCCTCGGCTTTCCGAAGGCGAGAGTAGCTCGGCTGCAGACGATGGTGGTGATCACGATTCACACCATAAGCGAGCCAAAGTTCAATCCTTTAATCA TGATTTCCATTATGCAATGGCAATGTCTTCAGGTGCGGGAAATTCCAGTTCATCTGCAGAGAGAGACTACAGAATAAATCAGAGCTCTTTTGTTCCATTTAAGAGTGAGACATTCTTTCAAGATACTACTACTAATAATGGCGGTGAGGAGGGCCCCTTTGATTCTGGAAGTGGTAAGGATGATGAAGGGGATAATAGTGGCACCTCAAAAACAGAAGATTTAGAAGTTCGGATGGATCTTACAGATGACCTGTTACATATG GTTTTCTCTTTCTTGGACCACATTAATCTTTGCCGAGCTGCAATAGTCTGCAGGCAGTGGCGATCTGCTAGTGCTCATGAAGATTTCTGGAGGTGTCTGAATTTTGAGAATCGAAGTATATCTGTGGATCAAT TTGAGGACATATGTTGGCGGTATCCCAATGCCACAGAATTGAATATTTCTGGTACCCCTGCGATTCACTTGCTTGTCATGAAAGCTATCTCTTCATTGAG GAATCTTGAGGTTTTAATCCTAGGTAAAGGGCAACTAGGGGACATCTTTTTCCATTCCTTGGCAGACTGTCAAATGTTGAAAAGTTTGATCATCAATGATGCTACTCTCGGTAATGGTATCCAGGAGATACCTATAAACCATGATAGACTCTGTCATCTTCAATTAACAAAATGTCGTGTTATGCGCATATCCATCAG GTGTCCGCAACTTGAAACTCTGTCATTGAAGCGCAGTAACATGGCGCAGGCTGTTCTTAATAGCCCTCTTTTGCATGATGTTGATATAGGCTCTTGCCACAAGCTGTCAGATGCTGCAATTCGTTCAGCAGCAACTTCATGTCCTCAATTAGAGTCTTTAGATATGTCAAATTGTTCATGTGTTAGTGATGAAACTCTACGTGAGATTGCTCTTACTTGTGCTAATCTTCATGTTCTCAATGCGTCATACTGTCCAAATATATCCCTTGAG TCTGTAAGACTGCCAATGTTGACGGTTCTTAAGCTTCACAGTTGTGAGGGCATCAGTTCGGCTTCAATGGTTGCGATATCTCATAGTTACATGCTTGAG GTTTTGGAGCTTGACAATTGCAGTCTACTTACTGCTGTCAACTTGGATCTTCCACGCTTGCAGAATATTAGGCTAGTACATTGTCGCAA GTTTGCTGATTTGAATCTACGATGCATCATGCTGTCATCAATAATGGTCTCTAACTGTCCTGTGCTCCATCGTATCAACATCACTTCAAATTCACTTCAG AAACTAGCTCTGCAAAAGCAAGAGAGCTTAACCACGCTGGCACTGCAATGCCAAAGTTTGCAAGAAGTGGACCTTACAGATTGTGAATCTTTAACAAATTCTATATGTGATGTTTTCAGTGATGGTGGTGGGTGTCCTTTGCTCAAAACATTGGTTCTCGAAAACTGTGAG AGCTTAACCGCAGTTCGATTCTGCAGCACTTCTATAGTCAGCCTCTCACTTGTTGGTTGCCGGGCAATTACTTCTCTCGAACTGACTTGCCCCTATCTTGAACAAGTTTCTTTAGATGGTTGTGATCATCTTGAAAGAGCAGAATTTTGTCCA GTTGGTCTTAGGTCACTAAATTTGGGAATATGTCCCAAATTGAATGTGCTCAGTATCGAAGCGCCGAATATGGTGCTGCTTGAGCTGAAGGGATGTGGTGTGTTAGCTGAAGTATCCATCAATTGTCCATTATTAACGTCTCTGGACGCTTCCTTTTGCAG TCAGCTTAGGGATGATTGCTTGTCTGCAACTGCTGCTTCATGCCCGCTGATTGAGTCTTTAATTCTAATGTCATGCCCCTCTGTTGGTTCTGATGGACTCTACTCTTTGCGCTGTCTTCCAAATTTAATTGCGCTTGATTTGTCCTACACTTTCTTGATGAACTTGAAGCCAGTTTTCGAGTCTTGTATGAAACTTAAG GTGTTAAAGTTACAAGCCTGCAAGTACTTATCTGACTCATCCTTGGAGCCTCTTTACAAGGAAGGGGCTCTTCCAGCTCTCCAAGAACTGGATTTGTCTTATGGAACCCTCTGTCAGTCTGCTATCGAGGAGCTTCTTTCTTTTTGTACGCACTTAACTCATGTGAGCTTGAATGGCTGTGTGAACATGCATGACCTGGATTGGGGTAGCAGTGCCGGGCAACCTGCTGCCCTATCTGGCATGTTTTTACCTGAGAATGTCCAGGTTCCAATTGAGCAGCCAAACCGGTTACTGCAGAACCTCAACTGTGTAGGCTGTCCAAATATTAGGAAAGTTGTCATTCCACAAGCAGCACGTTGTTTCCACATGTCGTCATTAAACCTTTCTCTTTCTGCAAATTTAAAGGACGTTGATGTCGCTTGTTTCAACCTCTGCTTCCTTAATTTGAG CAATTGTACTTCTTTGGAAGTTTTGAAGCTTGACTGTCCGAAATTGACTAGTCTCTTTCTTCAG TCCTGCAACATTGATGAAGCAGCAGTGGAAGCTGCCATATCTAAATGTAGCATGCTGGAGACTCTTGATGTTCGTTTTTGTCCCAAG ATAAGCCCGATGAGCATGGGGAAATTACGTGCTGCATGCCCTAATTTGAAGCGCATCTTCAGCAGCCAGCAACAGTCTTGA